From a single Verrucomicrobiia bacterium genomic region:
- a CDS encoding PDZ domain-containing protein codes for MARHDAVGWNGVKLAVLLGVMLGTVSVWGQGASGRAPRLPSDQWKGGIGMLDAFSEASRGVRSSIGKLDVDGGTVALATFIREDGMALTKASQLRDGRLTCWLPGGREVEAELLAVDDENDVALVRVRADRVVPVRWAAKDAAVGQWAITPGIEERPHAVGIVSVTPRRIAPRRAFIGVELDLRAPVARVSRVTPGLGAEEAGIRSGDTILSVNGDPVGRGDALVSRLREFREGQTVRLEVRREDEVFEASIRMRVPPIDTELARMDREERLNRMGGDVSDRAEGFDQALQHDSVLPPWLCGGPLVNLAGEAIGVNIARAGRVASFALPPELARRIGEALIARAQEISVPMNGVNHEG; via the coding sequence ATGGCGCGGCACGATGCGGTCGGGTGGAACGGCGTGAAGCTTGCGGTGTTGCTGGGGGTGATGTTGGGGACGGTGTCCGTCTGGGGGCAGGGGGCCTCGGGGCGCGCGCCGCGGCTGCCCTCGGATCAGTGGAAAGGCGGGATCGGGATGCTGGACGCCTTTTCCGAAGCGTCCCGCGGGGTGCGGTCCTCGATTGGCAAGCTGGATGTGGACGGAGGGACGGTGGCTTTGGCGACGTTCATCCGCGAGGACGGCATGGCCCTGACCAAGGCGAGCCAGTTGCGGGACGGTCGGTTGACCTGCTGGCTGCCTGGAGGACGCGAGGTGGAGGCCGAGTTGCTGGCGGTGGACGATGAGAACGACGTGGCCCTGGTGCGCGTTCGGGCGGATCGCGTGGTGCCAGTGCGCTGGGCGGCGAAGGATGCGGCGGTCGGCCAGTGGGCGATTACGCCTGGGATTGAGGAGCGTCCGCACGCGGTGGGCATTGTGAGTGTGACGCCCCGGCGGATTGCGCCACGACGGGCGTTCATCGGGGTGGAACTCGATCTGCGGGCGCCGGTCGCCCGGGTGTCGCGGGTCACGCCGGGTTTGGGGGCGGAGGAAGCGGGCATCCGGTCCGGTGACACCATCCTGTCGGTGAACGGGGATCCGGTGGGACGCGGGGACGCGCTGGTGAGCCGGCTGCGGGAATTTCGGGAAGGCCAGACGGTGCGGCTGGAGGTGCGGCGCGAGGACGAGGTGTTTGAAGCGTCGATCCGCATGCGGGTGCCCCCGATCGATACGGAGCTGGCGCGTATGGACCGGGAGGAGCGGCTGAACCGGATGGGGGGTGACGTGAGCGACCGGGCGGAGGGTTTTGACCAGGCCCTTCAGCACGATTCCGTGCTTCCCCCGTGGCTCTGCGGGGGGCCGTTGGTGAACCTGGCCGGGGAGGCGATTGGCGTGAACATCGCGCGGGCGGGCCGGGTGGCCTCGTTCGCCCTGCCGCCGGAACTGGCCCGGC